A DNA window from Halomicrobium mukohataei DSM 12286 contains the following coding sequences:
- the gatE gene encoding Glu-tRNA(Gln) amidotransferase subunit GatE — MTEYDYEELGLVAGLEIHQQLDTATKLFCQCPTRIREPEESTRSLTRYLHPTKSELGEIDDAALEESMVDREFEYLAYDTTCLVEEDDEPPHRVDREAMDVALEIAQLLDMNVADQVHVMRKIVIDGSNTSGFQRSMLVANDGEISTSEGSVGIEDMLLEEESAQRVEETDAGVRFSLDRLGIPLVEIGTKPDIRSPAQAREAAERIGMLLRSTGHVKRGLGTIRQDVNVSIADGARIELKGVQSLDDIDDLVRNEVRRQVELLDIRAELNDRDASVGDPQDVTAVFEDTDSGVIRGALDSGGVVQAVRLSGFDGLVGREIQPDRRLGTELSDHAKRHGAGGIFHTDELPAYGVTEDEVAALREAVDAGPEDAVVIVADDPETAELAIEAAAERAETALDRVPEETRDANDDATSRYLRPLPGAARMYPETDVPPVTPDESEVETPELLTEKVDRYQSEFGLDAGLAEQVAYGQRWRLFEDAVDRGADATLAAQTLESTVTELRRDDVPVAHLTDDHFRATLELVADGELAKEGVPELLTALAEEPGMDAAEAAEAAGLGSAGEDEVRAAVSTVVERHAEQVAEEGMGAFSALMGECMGELRGKADGDVVSDVLREEIQKRA; from the coding sequence ATGACTGAGTACGACTACGAGGAGCTCGGACTGGTGGCCGGTCTGGAGATCCATCAGCAACTCGACACGGCGACGAAACTGTTCTGTCAGTGTCCGACCCGAATCCGGGAACCCGAGGAGTCGACGCGATCGCTGACCCGCTATCTCCACCCGACCAAGAGCGAACTCGGCGAGATCGACGACGCCGCGCTCGAAGAGAGCATGGTCGACCGCGAGTTCGAGTATCTGGCCTACGACACGACCTGTCTCGTCGAGGAAGACGACGAGCCGCCACACCGCGTCGACCGCGAGGCGATGGACGTGGCCCTGGAGATCGCCCAGCTACTGGACATGAACGTCGCGGATCAGGTCCACGTGATGCGCAAGATCGTCATCGACGGCTCGAACACCTCGGGGTTCCAGCGCTCGATGCTGGTCGCCAACGACGGCGAGATCTCGACCAGCGAGGGGTCGGTCGGGATCGAGGACATGCTGCTCGAAGAGGAGTCGGCCCAGCGCGTCGAGGAGACCGACGCTGGCGTCCGGTTCTCGCTGGATCGGCTGGGAATCCCGCTGGTCGAGATCGGGACCAAGCCCGACATCCGCTCGCCGGCCCAGGCCCGCGAGGCCGCCGAGCGCATCGGGATGTTGCTGCGCTCGACGGGCCACGTCAAGCGCGGACTCGGGACGATCCGCCAGGACGTGAACGTCTCCATCGCCGACGGCGCACGGATCGAACTGAAGGGCGTCCAGAGCCTCGACGACATCGACGACCTCGTCCGTAACGAGGTTCGCCGGCAGGTCGAACTGCTCGATATCAGGGCGGAACTGAACGACCGCGACGCCAGCGTGGGCGACCCACAGGACGTGACGGCGGTCTTCGAGGACACGGACTCCGGTGTGATCCGCGGCGCGCTCGATTCGGGCGGTGTCGTGCAGGCCGTCCGGCTCTCGGGCTTCGACGGCCTCGTCGGCCGCGAGATCCAGCCGGATCGCCGCCTCGGAACGGAACTGTCCGACCACGCCAAGCGTCACGGTGCCGGCGGCATCTTCCACACGGACGAACTGCCGGCCTACGGCGTGACCGAGGACGAGGTCGCTGCGCTGCGGGAAGCTGTCGATGCTGGCCCCGAGGACGCCGTCGTCATCGTCGCGGACGACCCAGAGACCGCCGAGCTGGCGATCGAGGCCGCCGCAGAGCGGGCCGAGACCGCGCTCGACCGGGTGCCCGAGGAGACCCGGGACGCCAACGACGACGCCACGTCTCGGTACCTCCGTCCGCTGCCGGGCGCGGCGCGGATGTACCCCGAGACGGACGTGCCGCCGGTGACGCCCGACGAGAGCGAGGTCGAGACGCCGGAACTGCTGACCGAGAAGGTCGACCGCTACCAGTCCGAGTTCGGCCTCGACGCCGGCCTCGCCGAGCAGGTCGCGTACGGCCAGCGATGGCGGCTGTTCGAGGACGCCGTCGACCGGGGCGCGGACGCGACGCTGGCCGCACAGACCCTGGAGTCGACGGTGACGGAACTGCGCCGGGACGACGTACCCGTCGCACATCTCACCGACGACCACTTCCGTGCGACGCTGGAGCTGGTCGCCGACGGCGAACTGGCCAAAGAGGGCGTGCCGGAACTGCTGACGGCTCTGGCCGAGGAGCCCGGTATGGACGCTGCCGAGGCCGCCGAGGCCGCCGGGCTGGGCAGTGCCGGCGAGGACGAGGTCCGAGCGGCCGTCTCGACGGTCGTCGAGCGCCACGCCGAGCAGGTGGCCGAGGAGGGCATGGGCGCGTTCTCGGCGCTGATGGGCGAGTGCATGGGGGAACTCCGCGGGAAAGCCGACGGCGACGTTGTCAGTGACGTGCTGCGAGAAGAGATCCAGAAACGGGCGTAG
- a CDS encoding class II fumarate hydratase encodes MSDEFRTERDSLGEMQVPADAYWGAQTQRAVENFPISEETFGRRFVRALGIVKKAAAQANEDLGTVESETAAYIVEAADEVIAGEHDDQFPVDVFQTGSGTSSNMNANEVIANRATELSGGEIGTRAIHPNDHVNYGQSSNDVIPTAMHVAALEAVEKDVLPALSTLRDALADKESAFDDVVKTGRTHLQDATPITLGQEFSGYRAQVEKGITRVKHTRDHLSELALGGTAVGTGLNTHPEFPARAAEYISEETGIDFREADNHFEAQAAHDAMSEAHGALRTVAGSLNKIANDLRLLASGPRNGLGEVDQPENQPGSSIMPGKINPVVAEAVNQVHKQVVGNDAAVSAGAAEGQIDLNLYKPVLANNFLQSARLIANGSEVFAEKFVAKLEADREHCAERVQQSMALATALNPAIGYDKASKVAKQALAEGKTVKEVVVEEGYLSEAEADDVLDPAKMTERVILGDD; translated from the coding sequence ATGAGCGACGAGTTCCGGACCGAACGCGACAGCCTCGGAGAGATGCAGGTGCCGGCCGACGCGTACTGGGGCGCACAGACCCAGCGCGCGGTCGAGAACTTCCCGATCTCGGAGGAGACCTTCGGCCGACGCTTCGTCCGAGCGCTGGGCATCGTCAAGAAGGCCGCCGCGCAGGCCAACGAAGATCTGGGCACAGTCGAGAGCGAGACGGCGGCGTACATCGTCGAGGCCGCCGACGAAGTGATCGCCGGAGAGCACGACGACCAGTTCCCAGTCGACGTGTTCCAGACGGGATCGGGAACGTCCTCGAACATGAACGCCAACGAGGTCATCGCCAACCGGGCGACCGAGCTCTCGGGCGGCGAGATCGGGACGCGGGCGATCCACCCCAACGACCACGTCAACTACGGCCAGTCGAGCAACGACGTGATCCCGACGGCGATGCACGTCGCCGCACTGGAGGCCGTCGAGAAGGACGTGCTGCCCGCGCTGTCGACGCTGCGTGACGCGCTGGCGGACAAAGAGTCGGCGTTCGACGACGTGGTCAAGACCGGCCGCACCCACCTCCAGGACGCGACGCCGATCACGCTGGGCCAGGAGTTCTCTGGCTATCGCGCCCAGGTCGAGAAGGGCATCACCCGCGTCAAACACACGCGCGATCACCTCTCGGAGCTGGCGCTTGGCGGCACTGCCGTCGGCACCGGCCTGAACACCCATCCCGAGTTCCCCGCCAGAGCCGCCGAGTACATCAGCGAGGAGACGGGGATCGACTTCCGAGAGGCCGACAACCACTTCGAGGCCCAGGCCGCCCACGACGCCATGAGCGAGGCCCACGGCGCGCTCCGGACCGTCGCCGGCAGCCTCAACAAGATCGCCAACGACCTCCGCCTGCTCGCCTCCGGCCCGCGCAACGGTCTCGGCGAGGTCGACCAGCCGGAGAACCAGCCCGGCTCTTCGATCATGCCCGGCAAAATCAACCCCGTCGTCGCCGAGGCCGTCAACCAGGTCCACAAGCAGGTCGTCGGCAACGACGCCGCCGTCTCTGCCGGCGCTGCCGAGGGACAGATCGACCTCAACCTCTACAAGCCGGTCCTGGCCAACAACTTCCTCCAGTCGGCGCGTCTCATCGCCAACGGCAGCGAGGTCTTCGCCGAGAAGTTCGTCGCGAAACTCGAAGCCGACCGGGAGCACTGCGCCGAACGCGTCCAGCAGTCGATGGCGCTGGCGACGGCGCTCAACCCGGCGATCGGCTACGACAAGGCCAGCAAGGTCGCCAAGCAGGCCCTCGCGGAAGGCAAGACCGTCAAGGAAGTCGTCGTCGAAGAGGGGTACCTCAGCGAGGCCGAGGCCGACGACGTGCTCGATCCGGCAAAGATGACCGAGCGCGTGATTCTCGGGGACGACTAG